A window of Bactrocera dorsalis isolate Fly_Bdor chromosome 4, ASM2337382v1, whole genome shotgun sequence genomic DNA:
gccgCTATCAAactaacagtgtccataagaacgtgtgtattttaatatttgacagatgtcggttgtcgtctgtcgtcggcattgtattcagcacttgacaaacaaattgaatacaaatttttttctattaatacgAGAATGTATAAAGAAACCACGCTTActtatttaattgtttaaaacgTGCGTTcatgtatttgttttatttctgtgTTATTTCCAAATTTGTTTACGCATTATGTCTGCTCATTATCTAcactaatatttatattttcataatacttAAAACATCATCCTTAATGCTAATCGCTTTACGCCAGAGGTCGCCTTGTataatttaattgctttttagCTTTTGGAAATTCAGTATATTTTCACAACAACGTATCTGGTGATAATGATTTGTATTGTGAATTAATTGCTTAAAATAAACGcgttaaattttgcaattttactaAAGGTTAATGAAACATTTCAGGTAAATGATGTTTTAAAAAGATAGTATAACAAAAAACTGAAGAAATCGATACGTTGAGATATGAAATTATCCTGAAGTTTGCAGCATTTCTTATATTAGTGTAGAGGTTGTCTGTGCAGTGAGTTTGGTGCATTTTTGGTTCGTTTTAGAAATGCTTAAAAATTGTTCGCAAAAGTGGCGTTTGTAAGCGATAACTTAAGTTTTGAGCGttattttcttcagaaaatGCAAGTAAGTATTTTTAAACAGTCGGATCTGTTGCTCTGCATGTctatatgtaattaaaacatTGCTTCTCACAGCAAGTGGACACAGATCCGCCATCCCTACCGGTTGGTACGGAGGTAAGTGCCAAATACAAAGGAGCCTTTTGTGAAGCTAAAGTTAGCAAGGTGGTTcgtaatataaaagtaaaagtggCTTATAAGCAAGGACTAGGATCGGGAATTGTGCCAGACGACTTAATAAAAGTTGCGCCTGGTCAACTGCGCGTCGGTGCTACTGTTGAAGTTCGTCATCCTGATCGTAAAGATTTGGTAGAATGCACAGTTACTAAAATTCAAGATTGTTCGCAATATACGGTGGTTTTTGATGATGGAGATATAACGACATTACGCCGCACAGCTTTATGTCTCAAAAGTGGCCGCCATTTCAATGAGAGTGAAACTTTGGACCAGCTACCATTAACTCATCCAGAGCACTTCGGAAATCCTGTTGTAGGAGGTCGTCGGGGACGCAGACGTGGTCAATTGAACGATGATAGTTCCGATGAAGAAGATGAAAGCGATGCGAAAGAAGTTGTCAACGAAAAGGAGGAACACATAGGAAATGTTGTATGCGTGGAAATGGAAACAAAGAAGAAAGATAAAGAGAAGTGGTTCCCAGGACTTATATTAGCTCCTACAGCTCaggtaattatttataattatatacctACATTCTTTTTAGATTCGAAAATGTAATACTTTTTAGGCAAATGTACGGATTAGAGTTAAGGATGAATATTTGGTAAGATCATTTAAAGATGGTCGATATTATACGGTTCCAAAGAAAGAGACAACCGAATTTACTCGTGAAGCGGCAGCTAAACAAGATGGTCAAGCAGTACAAGCTGCCCTTCAATATTTAGATAGTGGAGCATTACCTCCCCATTGGGATCGCGAATCTTTATTTGGACTAAATAATTCATCCAGTGAGGGTGATGGTGAATTGGAATCCGATTCGTCAGATGATGAACCACGGGAGGAAAAAGATCGTTTTGTGGCtcaattgtataaatatatggatGATCGTGGAACACCATTAAATAAAGTACCATCAATTCAAAATCGGGACGTTGATTTATATCGTCTATTTCGAGCAGTACAGAAATGTGGTGGTTACAACCGTGTTACCGCAAAAAATCAATGGAAATCTATAGCGGTACGCTTAGGTTTTACGTCAGTAACAGTTAGTGTAACAAATCTAGTTAAGCAAgcgtataaaaaatttctgcaaCCATATGGTGAATTTCATCGTAAACTTGGATGCTCAATGCTTATGACACCTCGTAATTCTAACCGAAGTAAGGGCCGTAGTTTAGTTCGAGCAAACTCTGTTGCTTCCCCAAAGCCAATTGACAGCAGTAAAGAGTCATTGAACAAACCTGCAAGTAACACTATAGCTGCGTCATCGTTTTCATCATCGTCATCTGCCTCTAGTGGCCAAAATATTGCAGCATCGTCAGTTGTAACAACAACCGCTAATGTAATTACGGTTGTAACTCCTTCTGTGACGGAAGAATCAGAAAATACAAGCGAATCCAGTCTGGACAATGCCAAGAATAAGAGAAAAACTGTAGTGGGAAAAGTTAAAGGTCTTGTGGAAAAGTATGAAGAAAAATCGAGAGATGATTGCGATGTGCCGCTTTCAAAAATTAGGACGTCGGCAGAGACTCCACGATGTGAGGAGAAGGATAAGGCACCATCTCTAAAGGATGTTCCTGCCGCCCCAACTTTACATATAAGGGACTCTTCACCCCCAGGTATGTGAAGGTACCCAACGATCACACATAGGTATCAATAATTTACTTACACTGTTTCAAATCCAATTAACATAAGAGGTTCCGGGCACACGAGGTACAAAGTATATGTTTAGTTGTATACATGGTGACAAAGAAATAAGAGGTTCTTTCGCAGCTCGAATATGCTTTCAAACATAACAAGAGCAATCGTGGCACATTCACTATTATAGATATATTTTCCCAACTCCTTGGGATTTTCATGGCTGAGTTAGGGCTATCAAAATAATTAGGAATAGAAACGACACCATCGCTAATTAACATATTTCAGGAATATTCAAGGAAAGttgaagaatatatttttagcgGCTCCTCAAAGCTTTTAGTTCATCAGTAGTTCTTTATCTACATAAAAACTTCAATGTGCGTGGCAGAAAGGCAAAggttttatggaaaaataaaattcattctCGCTATGAAGACTGAAATCgaacttgaaaatatttgaggTACGGTGGCCACAACTGTACAATCTCAACAGTAATTTTCAATAATGATGCTGAGTGCATAGTTACTGCgctaatttattaatatttattttgtttatatatatatgcggTTTCTTCATTTATAATTATATGATTTTGATCTTTATGCGATGATAAGCATTTGCAAGTACACCACGTAAGTTCCATATATTTTCAAAGGTTTCTGGTTGAACATTGTATGCAGAATCGACCGCTTTAGCCCAAATTTCCACTTCTCCAGTAGATGTGGTTTCCATTTTGATTCGACCAGTCCATAGAGACCAACCGTAATGACGGCCATCAGGCTGATCCTCCTGTTGAATTTTTGCAACATGCCAAGTTTTGCCTTGATCAGCGGTCAAATCAACCCGTACAATGCGGCGACCTCCACCTGACCACGCATAGCCGTGTATAGTTAGATATCCGTCAGCTGGTATTTTGAGTACTTCGCCTTCTGAGGGGCTACATATTGCAGACGTGACTGGCATTGCCTGTATGGCTGGAGATTTCGTAAAATCAACTGTATCCCAGTCCGTACTTGGACTGAATCCTTTATAATCACTCTGCTGCCAATGTGAGTTAGATTCAGCTTCAGAGACTGCGATACGAGTTAACCATTTGACATTACGCGCTCCTACATTTCCGGGTACAATGCATCGCAAAGGGTATCCGTGGTCACGACTTAGAGTTTTACCATTCATTTCATATGCAAGTATAACATCCCCACGTTCATCCAATGCTTTGGAAAGTGGAATAGATGCGCCATAAGGATGCGAAGTAGGATCGAGGTCGGCTCCTTCTAAAACAACATGCAAGTTTTCATTTGGTTTAACCCCCATTTCCAAAAGAAGGTCTCGTAGGCGAGCTCCTGACCATGTTGCATTACCCACTGCGCCTGCATTCCAAGAAAGGCCTGAAATgcaacttttaaattaaatgggACATTAATAATTATTGGAATAATTTTCATTCTGACCTTTAACAGATTTAACCTTTGTCATTTCAGAGCGGCGGTTACCACCGCACATTATGGCTGCAGTAACTGTGTATTTTGGCAATCCTTTGATATCTTGCAAAGTCAATGTTTTGATTTGTTCCTTCGTTCCCGATTTTGTCGTTTCTATAGCAATTTCAAGTTCATATTTATTGACCTCAATAAAAGGAACTGGTAAATGATttctaacataaaaaaattcatttgggGTAATAAAGTTTTGTACGAGAAGCTTTAATGGCGGCTCTCCGTTGAATGGCCTAGTTGATGCTGGTCTAAGCACTGGATGACGTTTGGGCTCATTAGCCCATGGGGAACCCATATCATCTGTGCTTATCGTATCGTCTGGACTTAAGTTTCCAATACGATAAAACTCCAGAAGggttaaaatttctttgttattatGTTGCTGATAAATAGCCCAAAATGGGTCAATTGCACTGCCCGCTCCCAACATAATATTATCACCACCTGGATGTTTGGCAATGAAGTCTGTTATGTCATATACACCAATTCCATAAGTTACCCAAATACGCTTTTCAATATTACAATGATCTTGTACTTCATCCATATTATATGTTGGCAAATCAGATCGTGCATTCATATGCCAGTTTGGTTGTTCTTCTTTTGATTCTGTGCTTGAGATTTCATCAATGTGAATTCCGTCCAATTTCACTCGAAATAGTTTATATTTGTGTTCATACAGGGCAAAACCGCCGATTACACCTCCAAGTGCTAAAAATGCGtagaaaattgtttgtttggGATTAATATTCTGTTTATTGGGAATGTGTGAAAAACGATGTTGTGCATGATAGTTGGGTATGTACTCTGCGCATCCTAATCGAAGGAAGAAAGCTGATGTGCATATCACATGATTATTTCGCGGTGTTAACTTTAGAGACCGTATGCCTATCATATTATCTCGATCTGAAATAAACACAGCAACTAAATATATTATCACTACTTGTGGTGCAATTAAACATAATGAACTTaattctataaataattttcattcacTAATACATGTGTTATTGAGTTCCCAAATATGTCGTCGTTTTCAGCACAGCCTtcacataaaaatgaaatttatttcttatcaTCAAAGTTTGTACACACTAATATCTGTATACAAACTATTATCTTTGACCTTGTGTTAGTCTTGAACTTTATGATAGAAAGATCAAGCAAATTGTTTGTCTTAAATGTCCAATGTTTGTTTGGGAAATTTCATACTGCAACTGTTAAGCAGTTGTACTTTATTTTAATCTGTAAAGCTATCATTCATAAATTATCATATTATCATATGGATGTACAGTTTAACGTGGATTCATATACCTTCATTGCTAAAccttaagaaaaaatgttcactCATGTGTGCAcatttaaacacacacatacaaatttcGTATTccatattatttctttaatgttgtccgtatataatatatgattgATACCCATATTGCAGGTACAAGTGCTGGAAGTAAAAAAGATAAAAGTCAAAAAAAGCAAACCCCTCAAAGTGACGACAAGcgaaacaaacgaaaaaaagaTGACACTATTGAGAAGGTAGATACCGGCGATTTTATTGTTGAGGTAGGAGACAAACTTAAAGTTTATTATCATGAGAAAAAGGTGACTTATGAAGCAAAAGTTATCGAAATATCTGTACAACGGGGTTCACCGATGTACTTGGTTCATTACACCGGTTGGAACAATCGTTATGATGAGTGGGTACCGAGAGAACGTATTGCTGAAAACATAACTAAAGGCTCAAAACAGAAAGGGCGTATGTCAAATGCAAGTGGGATAGAGAAGCAAAAGGAGAATCCTTCAAAGCCACCTTCGGTTTCTTCTTTGAATCCGTCAGGTCCTCCAAATTCGATGGTAAATATAATAGGCAACACACCAATATCAACAAAGTTGTCAGTATCATCAAAACGTGGGCGTGGTCGAAGTGACTCTCTCCCGCCGCGTTCCACTACACCTTCATCAGTGGCATCTAACTCCAGCCGAACAAAATCACCTGCTACATCTGGTCTAAAAAGAAGACCAATTCGTTCAATGGTTAATACTACACGACGTACATCTGCAAACGTTTCTGATGTTTCTTTGCAAAGTGAATCTGACACGGACTCCGATGAACCGGTAAGACGTCCAACGCGTGGTAGTAAAGAAATTGAGTACAAGTCAGGGTCTTTAAGTGGTAAAGTGGCAAACAAGAGTATCAACTCGGATACAGATGTTGACGATGACGAGGATGATACTTCGATTATTATAGGAACAAATAGTAACTCCACTAAGGGTCGTAATTATGACCTTAATCAAATTCGATCTGAACTAAGGGGCTTAAAATCACCTTCGCCATCATATGTGCGAAACGACGAATCGTTGTCAAAAGTGACACAACCGATTAAAGTAGAGAGCGTAATAGATGTTAAAGATGTTTGTTCTTCTAAAAGCAAAGCAATGGTGGAATCAAATGCTGAGGTGATCGCCATTAAACAAGAAGTGAAACAAGATCAAAAAGATGATAATGTGAAATCGTCTACGGATATGTCTTCAGAGACGGAATCATTTTGTGATGATGACTCACAATCATCAGGCAAAACGACAACCCTTGAAAACATGACAAAAAGgtttcagcaaaaaataaaagcaggaaAACAACaagcttttgaaaaactttCATGTGGAAACCCTGCAGTGGAACGTGTACCAAAAgttgtagaaaaaataatacaggATTCACTCGCAGAAAAACTTCAGGAGATTCTTAAAACCAAACCGGAAGTAAAAAAAGAGGAAGGCTTAGAGGCGGATATTAGCGACGCTGCCTTATGCAAATCGGATA
This region includes:
- the LOC105228313 gene encoding sulfite oxidase, mitochondrial → MIGIRSLKLTPRNNHVICTSAFFLRLGCAEYIPNYHAQHRFSHIPNKQNINPKQTIFYAFLALGGVIGGFALYEHKYKLFRVKLDGIHIDEISSTESKEEQPNWHMNARSDLPTYNMDEVQDHCNIEKRIWVTYGIGVYDITDFIAKHPGGDNIMLGAGSAIDPFWAIYQQHNNKEILTLLEFYRIGNLSPDDTISTDDMGSPWANEPKRHPVLRPASTRPFNGEPPLKLLVQNFITPNEFFYVRNHLPVPFIEVNKYELEIAIETTKSGTKEQIKTLTLQDIKGLPKYTVTAAIMCGGNRRSEMTKVKSVKGLSWNAGAVGNATWSGARLRDLLLEMGVKPNENLHVVLEGADLDPTSHPYGASIPLSKALDERGDVILAYEMNGKTLSRDHGYPLRCIVPGNVGARNVKWLTRIAVSEAESNSHWQQSDYKGFSPSTDWDTVDFTKSPAIQAMPVTSAICSPSEGEVLKIPADGYLTIHGYAWSGGGRRIVRVDLTADQGKTWHVAKIQQEDQPDGRHYGWSLWTGRIKMETTSTGEVEIWAKAVDSAYNVQPETFENIWNLRGVLANAYHRIKIKII